One part of the Mangrovibacillus cuniculi genome encodes these proteins:
- the thiM gene encoding hydroxyethylthiazole kinase, giving the protein MIYDGLLLQKIRQENPLVHNITNIVVANFSANGLLALGASPIMADSPEEMEDMVTIASSVVLNIGTLNPTTVEAMILAGKAANVKGVPVVLDPVGVGASQFRRRVVQTILQEVNVDVIRGNIGELATIADVEWQAKGVDAGVGSHSAEYIAELVATKHKCTVGMTGEIDIITDGNTVYKVKNGDPVMPLITGSGCLLSAVIGAFLGVESASTILSKVTTAIATYGVVGELAAEKTKLPGSFVVAFMDLLHDVTAEDIKPRLQIEEVVR; this is encoded by the coding sequence ATGATATATGATGGGCTGCTGTTACAAAAGATTCGACAAGAGAATCCTTTGGTTCACAATATCACCAATATCGTGGTAGCCAACTTTTCTGCTAACGGATTGCTTGCTTTAGGGGCCTCACCGATTATGGCGGATTCACCAGAAGAAATGGAAGATATGGTGACTATTGCTTCCTCCGTCGTTTTAAACATCGGTACGTTAAACCCTACTACTGTGGAAGCAATGATTTTAGCTGGAAAAGCCGCGAATGTAAAAGGAGTTCCTGTCGTGCTGGATCCAGTAGGAGTTGGGGCAAGTCAATTTCGTCGACGTGTTGTTCAGACTATTTTGCAAGAAGTGAATGTGGATGTGATTCGTGGGAATATTGGAGAGCTTGCAACGATAGCAGATGTGGAGTGGCAAGCAAAAGGGGTGGACGCTGGAGTTGGGTCTCATAGCGCTGAGTACATTGCAGAATTGGTGGCGACAAAACATAAATGTACGGTTGGAATGACGGGAGAAATCGATATTATCACGGACGGGAATACGGTCTATAAGGTAAAAAATGGAGACCCTGTAATGCCGCTTATAACTGGTTCTGGCTGCTTACTAAGCGCCGTTATTGGTGCATTTTTAGGAGTGGAATCAGCGTCTACTATTCTTTCAAAAGTAACAACTGCTATTGCGACATACGGCGTGGTAGGAGAGCTGGCAGCAGAAAAAACCAAGTTACCTGGTAGTTTTGTGGTTGCCTTTATGGATCTTTTACATGATGTGACTGCGGAAGATATAAAGCCACGACTGCAAATAGAGGAGGTAGTTCGATGA
- a CDS encoding YecA family protein, translated as MKIGRNDLCPCGSGKKYKKCCEKKDSGQVLDYAQIQDQLYTFGTTLLETKIARFHERYIGDENVSTELSLILKYYGSTIFVLHDQVEQKSIVQHFLETFPISTYKDEVKQVIASWNQSFPSVAVVKGKQAGSITVEDLYTKEVKQVMTVNGVERFEPGEVLLGTLIPVGDMYQYFVGPISYVDQDKEDFQKLLIDYYQENSGKNPARFVLAEFFTFILFFVTSVADVEGKEETAPAEVGYEWDKPVYEEIANEFLAFFEKSSVSYDYQIGLKMWNNFTKSVQPIIRNAQNYTAALVYVVDQMVSVEKTWTQQDLATEFNVSASSISSTNKKIMDVVMQGMV; from the coding sequence ATGAAGATTGGTAGAAATGACTTATGCCCATGCGGAAGTGGGAAAAAATATAAAAAATGCTGTGAGAAAAAAGATTCGGGACAAGTTCTGGATTACGCGCAGATTCAAGATCAACTATATACATTCGGAACAACATTACTAGAAACAAAGATTGCTCGTTTTCATGAGAGATACATTGGAGATGAAAATGTATCAACGGAACTTTCTTTAATACTAAAATATTATGGATCAACTATTTTTGTTCTACACGATCAAGTGGAACAAAAAAGCATCGTACAACATTTCTTAGAAACGTTCCCAATTAGCACATATAAAGATGAAGTAAAACAAGTGATAGCAAGTTGGAATCAATCTTTCCCAAGTGTTGCTGTAGTAAAAGGGAAGCAAGCTGGTTCTATTACGGTAGAGGACTTGTATACAAAAGAAGTAAAACAAGTCATGACGGTAAACGGTGTGGAACGCTTTGAACCAGGTGAAGTCCTATTAGGTACATTAATTCCTGTCGGTGACATGTATCAGTACTTCGTTGGCCCAATCTCGTATGTAGATCAGGATAAAGAAGATTTCCAAAAACTATTGATAGACTATTATCAAGAGAACAGTGGAAAAAATCCAGCTAGATTCGTGTTAGCAGAGTTCTTTACGTTTATTCTCTTCTTTGTTACTAGTGTAGCGGATGTAGAAGGGAAAGAAGAAACAGCTCCTGCTGAAGTGGGATATGAGTGGGATAAACCTGTTTATGAAGAGATTGCTAACGAATTCTTAGCGTTCTTCGAGAAATCTTCTGTATCCTATGATTACCAGATTGGTTTAAAGATGTGGAATAACTTTACGAAGTCTGTACAACCAATCATTCGTAACGCTCAAAACTATACGGCTGCATTAGTATACGTAGTGGATCAAATGGTGTCAGTGGAGAAAACATGGACGCAGCAAGATCTAGCAACGGAATTTAATGTTTCTGCAAGCAGTATATCATCGACGAATAAAAAGATTATGGATGTCGTGATGCAGGGAATGGTTTGA
- a CDS encoding NAD(P)H-dependent oxidoreductase — protein MKILVIVAHPSINESIVNKHLATRWSQEENVTVHYLYTEYPDRKIDVQREQELLLAHDRILFQFPLYWYSSPSLLKEWQDVVLEYGWAYGTQGTKLHGKEFGLIISTGGPETAYQAGGFNHYSISELTKPFQATANLTGMRFLPTYAIQGVRTLSPEDLSIEAERMIKHF, from the coding sequence ATGAAAATTTTAGTAATTGTTGCACATCCTTCCATTAATGAATCTATTGTAAACAAACATTTAGCTACAAGATGGTCACAAGAAGAAAATGTTACTGTCCATTATTTATATACAGAATATCCTGATAGAAAAATAGATGTACAGAGAGAACAGGAACTATTACTTGCACATGACCGTATCCTTTTTCAATTCCCGTTATATTGGTACAGCAGCCCCTCTCTATTAAAAGAGTGGCAAGATGTTGTGCTTGAATATGGTTGGGCTTATGGTACTCAAGGAACAAAACTACATGGAAAAGAGTTCGGGTTAATTATTTCCACCGGTGGTCCAGAAACTGCTTACCAAGCTGGTGGTTTTAATCATTACAGCATTAGTGAGTTAACGAAACCGTTTCAGGCAACAGCCAATTTAACAGGAATGCGTTTCCTACCAACATATGCAATCCAAGGTGTACGAACTCTTTCTCCCGAAGATCTATCTATTGAAGCAGAGAGGATGATCAAGCATTTTTAA
- the thiD gene encoding bifunctional hydroxymethylpyrimidine kinase/phosphomethylpyrimidine kinase produces MIPQVLTIAGSDSGGGAGIQADLKTFQELNVFGTSVITAVTAQNTTGVQAVYPMSASAVESQLASIGNDFTISAVKTGMLFDHEIIEVVAAAVRKYGFRKLVVDPVMIAKGGASLLQEKAVEALVQKLIPLAKVITPNIPEAEVLTGESIRNMEDRLRAADDLLSMGAECVILKGGHAEESDAWDLVVRGTEKYVVKSNRLHTQNTHGTGCTFSAALTAELAKGKTIRESAYLAKCFIYQAIKQDLHIGNGHGPTNHWAYQESARHLTGGGVIVEPVVLSRHS; encoded by the coding sequence ATGATTCCTCAAGTATTGACGATTGCAGGATCGGATTCAGGAGGCGGCGCAGGTATTCAAGCGGATTTAAAGACGTTTCAAGAACTTAACGTCTTTGGTACATCCGTTATTACAGCTGTGACTGCTCAAAATACAACTGGAGTGCAGGCTGTATACCCGATGAGCGCAAGTGCAGTTGAGAGTCAACTAGCTTCTATTGGAAATGATTTTACAATAAGCGCTGTGAAGACAGGGATGTTATTTGACCATGAAATCATTGAAGTGGTTGCGGCGGCAGTCAGGAAATACGGCTTTAGAAAATTAGTAGTTGACCCTGTGATGATTGCTAAAGGAGGAGCTTCCCTTTTGCAGGAGAAAGCGGTAGAAGCTTTAGTGCAAAAATTAATCCCTCTGGCAAAAGTGATTACGCCTAATATTCCGGAAGCGGAAGTGCTAACAGGTGAATCCATTCGTAACATGGAAGATCGGTTGCGTGCTGCAGACGATTTACTTAGTATGGGAGCAGAATGTGTCATTCTAAAAGGAGGTCACGCTGAAGAATCAGATGCATGGGATCTCGTAGTTAGAGGAACGGAGAAGTATGTGGTGAAAAGTAATAGACTTCACACCCAAAATACACATGGAACGGGATGTACCTTTTCGGCTGCGTTAACAGCAGAACTAGCAAAAGGAAAAACTATTAGAGAATCTGCTTATCTAGCAAAATGCTTTATCTATCAGGCTATTAAGCAAGATTTGCACATTGGCAACGGACATGGACCAACAAATCATTGGGCGTATCAAGAGAGTGCACGACATCTTACTGGTGGAGGGGTTATCGTTGAACCGGTTGTACTATCAAGACATTCGTAA
- a CDS encoding ABC transporter substrate-binding protein gives MKKWWKQAAVGVGLMTMLAGCSDGESASTPKDGKVVLDMWVFGTTGYDELAKAYMEENPDVQIKVQSTEMGDHHNNLFTALSAGKGAPDIAMIEVGEIERYRDAKDRFTNLNDLGAKDLQANYLDWVWNVGSSSDGEFVYGLPTDIGPTAMYYRKDVVEAAGYPTDPAELASTLATWADYTKFAEEVKAKTGKPVVDNAELIFNAKRDQASEHYFNRDNELIVEENAEIRAAYDYTAELIQKGTVGNMPLWTPEWGQGMADGSYATLLGPAWMQGVVKGNAPDAAGNWLVTTMPEGAGNWGGSYLTIPKESEYSEEAYEFISWLLTPDNQLNSFKDMGLFPSTPETYEKEEFKSYTDEYFGGINTAQVFADAAAQVVDVYKGKNYLLVQGEIMMALDNVLNSGGDPDKEWNDAMDRIKQRLERE, from the coding sequence ATGAAAAAGTGGTGGAAACAAGCTGCAGTGGGTGTCGGTTTAATGACAATGTTAGCTGGATGTTCTGATGGGGAAAGCGCATCTACGCCGAAAGACGGTAAAGTAGTATTAGATATGTGGGTATTCGGTACAACAGGTTATGACGAACTAGCAAAAGCTTATATGGAAGAAAACCCAGATGTACAAATTAAAGTACAATCTACTGAAATGGGGGATCACCATAACAACTTATTTACAGCATTATCTGCTGGTAAAGGTGCACCTGATATCGCAATGATCGAGGTAGGGGAAATCGAACGTTACCGTGATGCAAAAGATCGTTTCACTAACTTAAATGATTTAGGTGCTAAAGATTTACAAGCTAACTATTTAGACTGGGTATGGAATGTAGGTAGCAGCAGCGATGGTGAGTTTGTCTATGGCTTACCAACTGATATTGGACCTACTGCAATGTACTACCGTAAAGATGTAGTAGAAGCAGCAGGGTACCCAACAGATCCAGCTGAACTTGCTAGCACTCTAGCAACTTGGGCTGATTACACTAAATTTGCAGAAGAAGTGAAAGCGAAAACTGGTAAGCCAGTTGTAGATAACGCTGAATTAATCTTCAACGCAAAACGTGACCAAGCTTCTGAGCATTACTTTAACAGAGACAACGAATTAATCGTTGAAGAGAATGCAGAAATCAGAGCAGCATATGACTACACAGCTGAACTAATCCAAAAAGGTACAGTAGGAAACATGCCTCTATGGACGCCGGAGTGGGGTCAAGGGATGGCTGATGGATCTTACGCTACGTTATTAGGACCAGCTTGGATGCAAGGTGTTGTAAAAGGTAACGCTCCTGATGCAGCTGGAAACTGGTTAGTAACAACAATGCCTGAAGGTGCGGGTAACTGGGGTGGATCATACCTAACTATTCCTAAAGAGTCTGAGTACTCGGAAGAAGCTTATGAGTTTATTTCTTGGTTACTGACTCCAGACAATCAGTTAAACTCATTTAAAGATATGGGACTATTCCCTTCAACTCCTGAAACATATGAAAAAGAAGAATTCAAATCTTACACTGATGAGTATTTCGGTGGTATCAACACAGCTCAAGTATTCGCTGATGCAGCTGCTCAAGTTGTAGATGTTTACAAAGGTAAAAACTACTTACTAGTTCAAGGCGAAATTATGATGGCATTAGACAACGTATTAAATAGCGGTGGAGATCCAGACAAAGAATGGAACGACGCTATGGATAGAATTAAGCAACGTTTAGAAAGAGAATAA
- a CDS encoding LacI family DNA-binding transcriptional regulator translates to MKVTIKDIAKKAGVSPATVSKIINNYQDVGEETKKRVLHIMQVEGYQPATSTKAQPPVDNKLIGVVFAGEINADLTHPVFVEVINEFKKTIGELGYDLIFFSNEQFFSNKESYIERCKHFNISGCLLIAGDRIEKSVYELDISSIPCVGVDIALQGPCSSYVTSDSMSIASKVVEHLYLRGHREIGFIGGSMGSLVSTSRLESFQAMMKQYGLIVREEWIREGDFFEESGYQQMKAILAQPKRPTAIFASSDLMAIGAIRAAKEEGLSIPDDLSVVGCDDILPAQFIEPPLTTIRQDKKKLGKLAAHILEDLIHQRIESSSVTVEPELVVRHTTSHVML, encoded by the coding sequence ATGAAAGTCACCATTAAGGATATTGCCAAGAAAGCCGGTGTATCTCCGGCAACTGTTTCTAAAATTATTAATAATTATCAAGATGTAGGAGAAGAAACGAAAAAGAGAGTTCTTCACATCATGCAAGTAGAGGGATATCAACCAGCTACCTCTACAAAAGCGCAGCCTCCTGTAGATAATAAATTGATAGGTGTCGTTTTTGCTGGAGAGATAAACGCTGATCTAACGCACCCAGTTTTTGTGGAAGTTATAAATGAATTTAAAAAGACTATAGGAGAATTAGGGTACGATCTAATCTTTTTCTCTAACGAACAATTCTTTTCCAATAAAGAAAGTTATATAGAACGCTGTAAACACTTCAATATCTCCGGCTGTTTGTTAATAGCTGGAGATAGAATAGAGAAATCTGTATATGAGCTAGATATTAGTTCTATACCTTGTGTGGGAGTAGATATAGCTTTACAAGGACCCTGCTCCAGTTATGTAACCAGCGATAGCATGAGTATTGCTTCAAAAGTAGTAGAGCATCTTTATTTAAGAGGGCACAGAGAGATTGGTTTTATCGGTGGTTCTATGGGGTCCTTAGTATCTACTTCTCGCTTAGAGTCTTTCCAAGCGATGATGAAGCAATACGGCCTCATTGTTAGAGAAGAATGGATTCGTGAAGGAGACTTCTTTGAAGAAAGCGGGTATCAACAGATGAAGGCAATCCTCGCTCAACCGAAGAGACCCACTGCGATCTTTGCTTCATCTGACTTAATGGCAATTGGTGCAATAAGAGCAGCGAAAGAAGAGGGACTATCCATTCCAGACGATTTATCCGTAGTAGGATGCGATGACATCTTACCTGCACAATTTATTGAGCCGCCATTAACGACAATCAGGCAGGACAAGAAAAAATTAGGAAAATTAGCTGCACACATCTTGGAGGATTTAATTCATCAAAGAATAGAGTCTAGTAGCGTGACAGTAGAGCCTGAACTAGTAGTTAGACATACTACTAGCCATGTAATGTTATGA
- a CDS encoding carbohydrate ABC transporter permease gives MYSLLIFAALVSLFPFYWMFVMATQPNHVINQTPPALLPGKELVTNFQNVLANIDFFGAMWNSFVVSTAVTVGSLFLCSLAGFAFAKLKFKGKNVLFVLILVTMMIPPQLGLIPTYYIITKLGWLSDLRAIIVPGLINAFGIFWMRQYIKEAIPDELIEAARIDGCSTFRIYWNIVTPAILPAFATLGIIVFMNVWNDFLWPLVVLQDQSTHTLQVALRALNDSYSRDYGMILSGTFWATVPLIIVFLLFNKAFISSLTQGAVKS, from the coding sequence ATGTACAGCTTATTGATTTTTGCTGCATTAGTATCTTTATTCCCATTCTATTGGATGTTTGTAATGGCGACGCAACCTAATCACGTCATAAACCAAACTCCACCAGCATTACTTCCGGGTAAAGAGCTAGTGACTAACTTCCAAAATGTTTTAGCAAATATCGATTTCTTCGGTGCAATGTGGAATTCATTTGTTGTATCGACAGCCGTTACTGTAGGAAGCTTATTCCTTTGTTCTCTTGCAGGATTTGCTTTTGCAAAACTGAAGTTTAAAGGAAAAAATGTGCTATTCGTTTTAATCCTAGTAACAATGATGATTCCACCACAACTAGGATTAATCCCAACGTACTATATCATCACAAAGTTAGGTTGGTTAAGTGACTTGCGTGCAATCATCGTACCTGGTTTAATCAACGCATTCGGAATTTTTTGGATGAGACAATATATTAAAGAAGCAATTCCCGATGAATTAATTGAAGCAGCAAGAATAGATGGATGTTCTACTTTCCGAATTTATTGGAATATCGTAACACCAGCAATCCTTCCAGCTTTTGCAACACTTGGTATTATCGTATTCATGAATGTGTGGAACGATTTCTTGTGGCCATTAGTTGTTCTTCAAGATCAATCTACACACACTTTACAAGTCGCATTACGTGCATTGAATGACTCTTATAGCCGTGACTATGGTATGATATTATCAGGAACTTTTTGGGCTACAGTACCATTAATTATTGTGTTCTTACTATTCAATAAAGCCTTTATTAGTAGTCTTACACAAGGTGCTGTTAAGAGCTAA
- a CDS encoding MarR family winged helix-turn-helix transcriptional regulator has translation MKSEEELVLMNCLFFSANRFARHITKLTEDVFEQELAPSYLYMVMVIHFHPGITQKELCQRLSIAPSTSTRFIDKLVKHKMVDRKMDGKETNIYLTQIGEEKYVEFRRLLKELFEEYATILGKDFSLQLSRMLHEASEKFED, from the coding sequence ATGAAGTCCGAAGAAGAGTTAGTATTAATGAATTGCTTGTTCTTTTCCGCAAACCGTTTCGCTAGGCACATTACGAAACTCACGGAAGACGTGTTTGAGCAAGAACTGGCACCGTCATATTTGTATATGGTAATGGTCATCCATTTTCATCCTGGAATAACGCAAAAAGAACTTTGCCAGCGTCTTTCCATCGCACCTTCTACCAGCACTCGCTTTATTGATAAATTAGTGAAGCATAAAATGGTGGATCGAAAAATGGACGGAAAAGAAACAAATATCTATCTAACCCAAATAGGGGAAGAGAAATACGTGGAGTTTAGACGTTTGTTAAAAGAACTTTTTGAAGAATATGCGACCATTCTTGGAAAAGACTTCAGTCTTCAATTAAGTAGAATGTTGCATGAGGCAAGCGAAAAGTTTGAGGATTAA
- the thiE gene encoding thiamine phosphate synthase gives MNRLYYQDIRKQLEIYFILGSQNAKKDPLETVKEALEGGITCFQFREKGIGSLQGAEKRELATSLFALCQQYHVPFIINDDVDLAIELDADGVHVGQEDEDIASVREKIGPSKMLGVSVHTKEELRRAAELADYVGIGPVFGTRSKDDAKEPAGTWLIEHATKMYPSLPKVGIGGITPENAVIVRNAGADGVAVISAIAASKDIRLTANLFK, from the coding sequence TTGAACCGGTTGTACTATCAAGACATTCGTAAGCAATTGGAGATCTATTTTATTTTAGGTAGTCAAAACGCGAAGAAAGACCCTTTGGAGACAGTAAAAGAAGCACTAGAAGGTGGCATTACTTGTTTTCAATTTAGAGAAAAGGGTATTGGTAGCTTGCAAGGTGCAGAGAAACGAGAATTAGCAACATCCCTCTTCGCGTTGTGTCAGCAGTATCATGTTCCATTTATTATAAACGATGACGTCGACTTGGCGATAGAATTAGATGCTGATGGCGTACACGTTGGGCAAGAAGATGAAGATATTGCTTCCGTTAGAGAGAAGATAGGTCCAAGTAAAATGTTAGGAGTCTCTGTGCATACAAAAGAAGAACTGAGGAGAGCAGCGGAACTTGCTGACTATGTGGGGATTGGTCCGGTATTTGGCACACGCTCAAAAGACGATGCAAAAGAACCAGCAGGAACGTGGTTAATTGAGCATGCGACCAAAATGTATCCTTCTCTTCCTAAAGTAGGGATTGGAGGAATTACTCCCGAGAATGCGGTGATTGTGAGAAATGCAGGTGCCGATGGAGTAGCAGTAATATCTGCTATTGCTGCAAGTAAGGATATTCGGTTAACTGCAAATCTATTTAAATAA
- a CDS encoding GH1 family beta-glucosidase: MRRFPKDFAWGTATSSYQIEGGRDSRGETIWDQFAKTPGKVHNQENGDIACNHYNMYKEDVALMKELSIPSYRFSISWARIFPNGDRVVNEEGLQFYENLLDALEESGVTPIVTLYHWDLPQALQDKGGWMNRDIVDEFVYFSETIFNRFGNRVSQWITHNEPWVVTWLGYGAGEHAPGYKDIPSFLKAAHHVLLSHGEVVKRYRELNFTGEIGITLNLNHSYPASNTPESIAAARRADGFLNRWFLDPIYKGEYPADMLTIYKGFSDFSFVQEGDMETISVPFDFLGINYYSVGYSEEKKGDWLGVEGVSGGHRRTAMGWEVYATGLKDLLVRIKDDYANPVIYITENGAAYDDKVENGEVHDPERVEYLYEHLEACLDAIDAGVRLKGYYAWSFLDNFEWAFGYAKRFGIVYVDFHTQQRIPKTSAKWFKQVMETNEVPLPVSTSKN, encoded by the coding sequence ATGAGACGCTTTCCGAAAGATTTTGCTTGGGGTACTGCAACATCATCTTATCAAATAGAGGGTGGAAGAGATTCTAGAGGAGAAACAATTTGGGATCAATTTGCAAAAACACCAGGTAAAGTACACAACCAAGAAAATGGGGACATTGCATGTAACCATTATAATATGTACAAAGAAGATGTAGCATTAATGAAAGAACTAAGTATTCCTTCCTACAGATTCTCTATTTCATGGGCAAGAATTTTCCCTAACGGAGATCGAGTAGTAAACGAAGAAGGACTTCAATTCTATGAAAATTTACTAGACGCCCTTGAAGAAAGCGGTGTCACACCAATTGTAACTTTATACCATTGGGATTTACCACAAGCCTTGCAAGATAAAGGCGGCTGGATGAACCGTGATATTGTAGATGAATTCGTGTATTTTTCCGAAACAATCTTTAATAGATTTGGAAATCGAGTATCACAATGGATTACACACAATGAGCCTTGGGTAGTAACTTGGTTAGGATATGGAGCAGGAGAGCACGCTCCAGGATATAAAGATATTCCTAGTTTCCTAAAAGCAGCTCACCACGTGCTATTGTCACATGGTGAAGTGGTAAAACGCTACCGTGAATTAAACTTCACAGGAGAAATTGGTATTACGTTAAATCTTAACCACTCATATCCAGCTTCGAATACTCCAGAAAGTATTGCGGCTGCAAGAAGAGCGGATGGTTTCTTAAATAGATGGTTCTTGGATCCAATTTATAAAGGTGAATATCCAGCAGATATGTTAACTATCTATAAAGGATTCAGTGACTTTAGTTTCGTACAAGAAGGGGATATGGAAACGATTTCTGTACCTTTCGACTTCCTAGGGATTAACTATTACTCCGTTGGTTACTCCGAAGAGAAAAAAGGAGATTGGTTAGGCGTTGAAGGTGTAAGTGGCGGTCATCGCAGAACGGCAATGGGTTGGGAAGTTTACGCAACTGGCTTGAAAGATTTACTAGTTCGTATTAAAGACGATTACGCAAACCCTGTTATCTACATTACAGAAAATGGAGCAGCTTACGACGACAAAGTAGAAAATGGCGAAGTACATGATCCAGAGCGTGTAGAATATCTTTACGAACATTTAGAGGCTTGCCTAGATGCAATCGATGCAGGTGTTAGATTGAAAGGTTACTATGCTTGGAGCTTCCTAGATAATTTCGAGTGGGCTTTTGGTTATGCCAAGAGATTTGGAATTGTCTATGTAGATTTCCATACACAGCAAAGAATTCCAAAAACAAGTGCAAAGTGGTTCAAACAAGTAATGGAAACAAACGAAGTTCCGTTACCTGTAAGTACAAGCAAAAACTAA
- a CDS encoding carbohydrate ABC transporter permease → MLPKPETSPTTNIRKKKMSQSVKDNITGYIFVSPFFILFSIFGLFPMIFSFYLAFFKWNGLGPMTFAGLDNFRIIFADALFWKSIYNTVMIGLLGTVPQLIVAFLLAYALNSQVVKFRNTFRVAIFMPYVTSIVAVAILFSIVFNNQSFGLVNSIIGLFGYDPIVFTQSEWGAKIAIASMIFWRWIGYNTIIYLAGMQSISNELYEAAKMDGANLFQQLRYITIPVLKPFILFTVFMGTIGSLQVFTEPLIFFNGNLRPEGITVVAYLYRDAFESNFFGTASATAIVLFVLIMIFSLINLLFTNRVGRSKKRGASA, encoded by the coding sequence ATGCTTCCAAAGCCAGAAACATCCCCAACAACTAATATTCGTAAAAAGAAAATGTCACAGTCCGTGAAAGATAATATAACTGGTTACATTTTTGTATCCCCGTTCTTTATTTTGTTCTCCATTTTCGGTCTGTTCCCAATGATCTTTAGTTTTTACTTGGCATTCTTTAAATGGAATGGCCTTGGACCGATGACGTTTGCAGGTTTAGACAACTTTAGAATCATTTTTGCTGATGCATTGTTTTGGAAATCAATCTATAACACTGTCATGATTGGATTACTAGGTACGGTACCACAGTTAATCGTAGCATTTTTACTTGCTTATGCGCTTAACTCTCAAGTCGTAAAGTTTAGAAATACTTTCCGCGTAGCGATCTTTATGCCATATGTAACATCCATTGTTGCGGTTGCTATTTTATTCAGTATCGTGTTTAACAATCAATCTTTCGGTCTAGTAAATAGTATTATTGGTCTATTCGGATATGATCCTATCGTTTTCACACAGTCAGAGTGGGGAGCTAAGATAGCAATTGCTTCCATGATCTTTTGGAGATGGATTGGATATAACACAATAATCTACCTAGCAGGAATGCAAAGTATCTCCAACGAATTATATGAAGCTGCTAAAATGGATGGAGCAAATCTATTCCAACAATTACGTTATATTACGATTCCTGTCTTAAAACCGTTTATTTTATTCACGGTATTCATGGGAACAATCGGTTCTCTTCAAGTATTCACAGAACCGTTAATCTTCTTTAACGGTAACTTAAGACCAGAAGGAATTACAGTTGTAGCTTACCTATATCGTGATGCATTTGAAAGTAACTTCTTTGGAACAGCATCTGCTACAGCGATAGTTCTGTTCGTCTTAATCATGATCTTCTCATTAATTAACTTATTATTTACAAACCGTGTAGGTCGTTCTAAGAAAAGAGGTGCTTCTGCATGA